In the Pseudanabaena sp. PCC 7367 genome, one interval contains:
- a CDS encoding Uma2 family endonuclease — translation MTTQLLRKLFTVEQYHRMHEVGVLTAADRVELIRGEIIQMSPIGSKHAACVMRLIDVFTQKLGQKVITNVQNPIQIANHSLPQPDVCLLRRKDDYYESAHPTPADVYLLVEVADTTIDFDRQTKMPLYAEAGIKELWIVNLNDQCIEVHRQPATDRYAEVSSYDRTQSLSPQAFPEVAIAVAQILGAAN, via the coding sequence ATGACTACGCAACTACTCAGAAAATTATTCACCGTTGAGCAATATCATCGGATGCACGAAGTTGGCGTGTTGACTGCTGCCGATCGGGTTGAGCTAATTCGTGGGGAGATCATTCAAATGTCGCCGATCGGTTCTAAACATGCTGCTTGCGTCATGCGTTTAATCGATGTTTTTACGCAAAAACTAGGGCAGAAAGTTATTACCAATGTCCAGAATCCTATTCAAATCGCTAACCATTCTTTACCACAACCCGATGTATGCTTGCTCAGGCGAAAAGATGACTATTACGAATCTGCGCATCCTACTCCCGCTGATGTTTACCTTTTAGTTGAAGTGGCAGACACCACGATCGATTTCGATCGCCAGACCAAAATGCCCCTATATGCGGAAGCTGGCATCAAAGAATTGTGGATTGTGAACCTGAATGATCAATGCATTGAGGTGCATCGTCAGCCTGCAACCGATCGCTATGCAGAAGTAAGCAGCTACGATCGTACTCAGAGCCTCTCCCCGCAGGCTTTCCCCGAAGTAGCGATCGCGGTGGCGCAAATTTTAGGCGCGGCGAATTGA
- a CDS encoding Panacea domain-containing protein, translating to MIEFRFDIKSTTQAAAMFLKLNGQDRPMKYLGLVKLLYMADREALRRMDQPITGDKYCSMDFGPVLSEVYDLIKGNRLVPEEDRAFWAEHISDRQDHEITLLKDPGNSDLCDEFENIISEVYSKYGNMDRFDLADLTHWFPEWQYPNGSSIPIPAEKILEALGKDAQEIAEIESEVAAERYLDQILNV from the coding sequence ATGATCGAATTTAGGTTTGATATCAAAAGCACGACCCAAGCTGCGGCAATGTTCTTGAAGCTTAATGGCCAAGATCGCCCCATGAAATATTTGGGGCTAGTTAAACTTCTCTATATGGCCGATCGTGAGGCTCTACGACGCATGGATCAACCAATTACAGGAGATAAATACTGCTCTATGGACTTTGGTCCTGTGCTTAGTGAAGTATATGACCTGATTAAAGGTAATAGACTTGTGCCAGAAGAGGACAGGGCTTTTTGGGCTGAGCACATTTCCGATCGCCAAGATCATGAAATTACTTTGCTTAAAGATCCAGGCAATTCTGATCTATGTGATGAATTTGAGAATATAATTAGTGAGGTTTATAGCAAATACGGGAATATGGATCGCTTTGATCTAGCCGATCTAACTCACTGGTTCCCAGAATGGCAATATCCTAATGGAAGTTCTATACCAATTCCTGCAGAGAAGATTCTTGAGGCTCTTGGCAAAGATGCTCAAGAAATCGCTGAGATAGAAAGTGAAGTGGCAGCAGAGAGATATCTGGATCAGATTTTGAATGTCTAG
- a CDS encoding PH domain-containing protein, with the protein MTGNGEERVIWRGAPSQILNLGIYALSFLMVIVIIAGAVITKFWILLLALLLPLTFAAYHFLQVRSQTFEITTERVRFATGIFNRVTNELELYRVKDITVEEPFFFRLIGLGNVVLDTSDKSTPQLTIPAVGDVNTLRERLRESVEQSRERKGVREIDYE; encoded by the coding sequence ATGACTGGAAATGGCGAAGAACGGGTGATTTGGCGTGGTGCGCCCTCACAAATACTGAACCTGGGCATATATGCATTGTCATTTTTGATGGTGATCGTAATTATTGCTGGGGCAGTGATAACTAAATTTTGGATTTTGCTGCTGGCACTTCTTTTGCCCCTCACCTTCGCCGCCTACCACTTTTTGCAAGTGCGATCGCAAACCTTTGAAATCACCACCGAGCGGGTGCGCTTTGCCACGGGCATTTTTAATCGGGTCACCAATGAGCTAGAGCTATATCGAGTTAAGGATATAACCGTTGAGGAACCTTTTTTCTTTCGCTTGATTGGTTTGGGGAATGTGGTACTGGATACCTCGGATAAATCTACGCCACAGCTTACTATTCCGGCCGTAGGTGATGTAAATACGCTGCGGGAGCGGTTGCGTGAAAGTGTCGAGCAAAGCAGAGAGCGTAAGGGCGTTAGGGAGATCGACTATGAATAA
- the dnaG gene encoding DNA primase produces the protein MAGIQLHQDTIDEVSQRVDIVDVVSEYVVLRKSGKNLRGACPFHGGSNSSAFSVDPVKQLYHCFNCGVSGNAFKFLMEIGKQSFTDVVIDLARKNSISIRTLEPGKAQEIQRQLSHQERLYEIMAQTTSFFQHALHSPQGKEALTYLIEKRQLSLETIQKFQLGYAPPGWDTLHGYLVQQKRLPVTLIEQAGLIVPRKAGNGYYDRFRDRLMIPICDTRDRVIGFGGRSLGDDQPKYLNSPETELFKKNTILYGMNHARDAIAKGDRAIVVEGYFDAIALHQAGIKQAVATMGVALSENQVRQLLRYSESKRVVLNFDADQAGLTAAEKAIAGFKDLVFNGTVQLRVLTMPDGKDADEFLKQDSKQNNADAYLELLEAAPLYLDWQIDRTLENYSLDQADQFQKASKALTQFLNLLLDKDIRTHYIHICAQKLSQGNAKLLLQLEQDLRRQLRRHRWYGHKKQSHIRYDSVIQLAEMQILQIYLHFPEHRHMVWEALREADIIFSFSNHRHLWQMILEMLDLGETSLVAEEPSSDHLIHHLQVTCAELPELAQQLHHLLWLDENTKVALLRPTMVVRAAVAKIQLAMSEKKFRYLYHLWEKTDLKTNPELGHYYQTKIMSEKAYINSLEKQVSVTFTDLLETVTWEEDGYQEL, from the coding sequence ATGGCAGGCATTCAGCTCCACCAGGACACGATCGATGAGGTGAGTCAACGCGTTGATATCGTTGATGTCGTGTCTGAATACGTGGTTTTACGCAAGAGTGGTAAAAACTTGCGCGGTGCTTGCCCGTTTCATGGTGGCAGCAATAGCAGTGCCTTTTCTGTAGATCCGGTCAAACAGCTTTATCACTGCTTTAACTGCGGCGTGAGTGGGAATGCGTTTAAGTTTTTGATGGAGATCGGCAAGCAATCGTTTACCGACGTGGTGATCGATCTGGCACGCAAAAATAGCATCTCGATCCGCACCCTGGAACCAGGCAAAGCTCAGGAGATTCAGCGGCAATTGTCGCACCAGGAGCGCCTCTATGAGATTATGGCGCAAACCACTAGCTTCTTTCAGCACGCGCTGCATTCACCCCAGGGCAAGGAAGCGCTGACCTATTTAATCGAAAAACGGCAACTGAGCCTGGAAACAATCCAGAAATTTCAATTGGGCTATGCTCCCCCTGGCTGGGATACGTTGCATGGTTATCTGGTGCAGCAAAAACGTCTACCGGTTACCCTGATCGAGCAAGCGGGTTTGATTGTGCCGCGCAAAGCTGGTAATGGCTATTACGATCGATTCCGCGATCGCCTCATGATCCCAATTTGCGACACCCGCGATCGGGTAATTGGGTTTGGCGGCAGGTCGCTTGGTGATGATCAGCCCAAATATTTAAACTCACCGGAAACGGAGCTATTCAAGAAAAACACGATTCTCTATGGCATGAACCACGCCAGGGATGCGATTGCAAAAGGCGATCGGGCGATCGTGGTGGAGGGCTATTTTGATGCGATCGCGCTGCATCAGGCAGGAATCAAACAGGCTGTGGCCACAATGGGTGTAGCTCTGAGTGAAAACCAGGTGCGGCAACTGCTGCGCTACAGCGAATCCAAGCGAGTAGTGCTGAATTTTGATGCGGATCAAGCAGGACTAACGGCGGCGGAAAAGGCGATCGCTGGGTTTAAGGATCTGGTCTTTAATGGCACGGTGCAACTGCGGGTATTGACCATGCCCGATGGTAAGGATGCGGATGAGTTCCTCAAACAAGACAGCAAACAAAACAATGCTGATGCCTACTTAGAACTATTAGAAGCTGCGCCGCTCTATCTGGACTGGCAAATCGATCGCACCCTGGAGAATTATAGCCTTGACCAAGCTGACCAGTTCCAGAAGGCTAGTAAAGCTTTGACTCAATTTCTCAATCTACTATTGGATAAAGATATTCGCACTCACTATATTCATATTTGTGCCCAAAAGTTGTCACAGGGAAATGCCAAGCTACTATTGCAGCTAGAACAAGACTTGCGGAGGCAACTGCGGCGACATCGCTGGTATGGGCATAAAAAACAGTCACACATCCGCTATGATTCAGTGATCCAACTGGCGGAAATGCAAATTCTACAAATCTATTTACATTTCCCTGAACATCGCCATATGGTTTGGGAAGCTCTGAGAGAAGCGGATATTATTTTTAGCTTTTCTAATCACCGCCACCTGTGGCAAATGATCCTGGAGATGTTAGATCTCGGCGAAACTTCCTTGGTGGCGGAAGAACCAAGTTCAGATCACCTTATTCATCACTTACAGGTAACATGTGCCGAGCTGCCAGAACTAGCACAACAATTGCATCATTTACTATGGCTGGATGAAAATACCAAAGTGGCTTTGCTACGCCCGACGATGGTGGTCAGAGCAGCAGTTGCCAAGATTCAACTAGCTATGAGCGAGAAAAAATTCCGTTACTTATACCATCTGTGGGAGAAAACCGATCTCAAAACTAATCCTGAACTGGGACACTATTACCAGACTAAGATTATGTCAGAGAAAGCCTACATCAATAGTCTTGAAAAACAAGTGAGTGTGACATTTACCGATCTGCTGGAAACGGTCACCTGGGAAGAGGATGGCTATCAGGAACTATGA
- a CDS encoding Uma2 family endonuclease yields MTTQLLRKLFTVEQYHRMHEVGVLTDADRVELIRGEIIQMSPIGSKHAACVFRLNKLFSDLLGDRVIVGVQSPVVLPTDSEPQPDVCLLRRKDDYYESAHPTPADVYLLVEVADTTIDFDRQTKMPLYAEAGIKELWIVNLNDQCIEVHHQPATDRYAEVSSYDRTQNLFPQAFPAVTIAVAQILGQSS; encoded by the coding sequence ATGACTACGCAACTACTCAGAAAATTATTCACCGTTGAGCAATATCATCGGATGCACGAAGTTGGCGTACTCACCGATGCCGATCGGGTTGAGCTAATTCGTGGGGAGATCATTCAAATGTCGCCGATCGGTTCTAAACATGCTGCCTGTGTTTTTCGACTTAATAAGTTATTTAGCGATTTACTTGGCGATCGGGTAATTGTTGGTGTTCAAAGTCCAGTAGTATTACCAACTGATTCCGAACCACAACCCGATGTATGCTTGCTCAGGCGAAAAGATGACTATTACGAATCTGCGCATCCTACCCCCGCTGATGTTTACCTTTTAGTTGAAGTGGCAGACACCACGATCGATTTCGATCGCCAGACCAAAATGCCCCTATATGCGGAAGCTGGCATCAAAGAATTGTGGATTGTGAACCTGAATGATCAATGCATTGAGGTGCATCATCAGCCTGCAACCGATCGCTATGCAGAAGTAAGCAGCTACGATCGTACCCAGAACCTCTTCCCCCAAGCTTTCCCAGCAGTAACGATCGCGGTGGCGCAAATTCTCGGCCAGAGTAGTTAA
- a CDS encoding site-2 protease family protein: MDMTSAAPQYLIPILVVVTAAVIISWGYVRSRQLGKLGLLSWLQLVVLMGPWLVYFGLFLSGIFVNFALLLLLLVISTVGYIYVGAKLRQAAIAEREKLKQNMMLEQRLSSKTNADQASNGDSQEEAKQEAEQARLSSEIGAALRQLNQRPQMPKEDIKTIQGIFGVDTFYATETLPYQEGVIFKGNLRGEPSEVHAELAAALQKRLPDKYDLFLVEGQDKRPVVVILPQIDIDAVNPMQQKILAGLLLVGSFATCVALGNQLQEIDIMQTNQIINALPFAIGLALILAGRELAQRWIATKYDLKISVPFFLPSLQLGCFGGFSRFLSPLRNRQALFDVAIAPSIASGVLSLLMFVGGLLLSSNGMGNVEVPTQIFQSSLLAGILGKLTLGEALHAQFVALHPLVVLGWIGLVITALNLMPAGQLDGGRLVQAIYGRRTAGIATVFTLIFLAVATFVNPLALYWGGIILILLRDLERPMLNEISELDSDRDALGIFALFWMIATIMPMTKIVAARLGIGV, encoded by the coding sequence ATGGATATGACCTCTGCCGCCCCTCAATATTTAATTCCGATCTTAGTTGTGGTCACCGCCGCCGTGATTATTAGCTGGGGCTATGTGCGATCGCGCCAACTAGGTAAGCTTGGTTTGCTGTCATGGTTGCAATTGGTTGTCCTGATGGGGCCTTGGCTGGTTTATTTTGGCTTGTTTCTATCTGGGATATTTGTCAATTTTGCCTTGCTCTTATTGCTCCTGGTCATCTCCACCGTGGGCTACATTTATGTGGGTGCAAAACTAAGGCAAGCTGCGATCGCTGAGCGCGAAAAATTGAAGCAGAATATGATGCTTGAACAACGCTTGTCAAGTAAAACAAATGCAGATCAAGCCTCGAATGGTGATAGCCAGGAGGAAGCCAAGCAGGAAGCAGAACAAGCCAGACTTAGCTCGGAGATCGGTGCAGCCCTGCGCCAGCTTAATCAACGGCCACAGATGCCCAAAGAAGATATTAAAACGATCCAGGGGATTTTTGGGGTGGATACGTTTTATGCCACGGAAACCCTGCCCTATCAAGAAGGGGTGATCTTCAAAGGCAATTTACGTGGTGAACCCAGCGAAGTCCATGCAGAGCTAGCGGCAGCTTTGCAAAAAAGATTACCAGATAAATATGATCTGTTTTTGGTGGAAGGCCAAGACAAACGCCCAGTGGTGGTGATCTTACCTCAAATTGATATTGATGCAGTAAACCCCATGCAACAGAAAATCCTGGCCGGATTACTGCTGGTGGGTAGTTTTGCCACCTGTGTAGCGCTGGGCAACCAACTGCAAGAAATCGATATTATGCAGACCAATCAAATTATCAACGCCCTGCCCTTTGCGATCGGCCTGGCACTGATTCTGGCCGGACGAGAACTGGCTCAGCGCTGGATTGCCACCAAATACGATCTAAAAATCAGTGTGCCCTTTTTCTTGCCATCCCTGCAACTTGGCTGTTTTGGTGGATTTAGCCGTTTTCTTTCGCCCCTGCGCAATCGTCAAGCGCTTTTTGATGTGGCAATCGCCCCCTCGATCGCCAGTGGCGTACTTTCCTTACTAATGTTTGTAGGTGGCTTACTTTTGTCTAGCAATGGCATGGGCAATGTGGAAGTGCCGACCCAAATATTTCAATCCTCTTTGCTGGCTGGCATTCTCGGTAAATTAACCCTGGGCGAAGCGCTACATGCCCAGTTTGTGGCGCTCCATCCACTGGTGGTGTTGGGTTGGATTGGGTTAGTAATCACGGCCTTGAACCTGATGCCGGCTGGGCAACTGGATGGCGGTCGGCTGGTGCAAGCAATCTATGGCCGCAGAACCGCTGGCATTGCTACGGTTTTCACCTTGATTTTTCTGGCGGTGGCTACGTTTGTAAATCCCCTGGCATTGTACTGGGGCGGGATTATTTTAATTCTGCTGCGGGATCTAGAACGACCGATGCTAAACGAAATTTCTGAGCTAGACAGCGATCGGGATGCTCTGGGTATATTCGCGCTGTTCTGGATGATCGCTACGATCATGCCCATGACCAAGATTGTAGCGGCTCGGCTTGGCATCGGTGTTTAG
- the psb28 gene encoding photosystem II reaction center protein Psb28 — protein sequence MTARVQFIEGLDEELANISLRKRRDTEVKIVVLFFEQVRAIENIRSFTNKIDILWLRDEEGDIQVTPTGIKFKFGEDEENPKGEAECSFEVSNDEDWERVMRFLHRYADQNGFEFQ from the coding sequence ATGACTGCAAGAGTCCAGTTTATTGAAGGCTTAGACGAAGAGCTTGCCAATATTAGCCTGCGCAAGCGCCGTGATACCGAAGTCAAGATCGTGGTGCTATTTTTTGAGCAGGTCAGAGCGATCGAAAATATTCGCAGCTTCACCAACAAAATCGATATCCTGTGGCTCCGCGATGAAGAAGGGGATATTCAGGTTACGCCCACGGGAATTAAGTTCAAGTTTGGCGAAGACGAAGAAAATCCCAAAGGTGAAGCGGAATGTAGCTTTGAAGTGAGCAATGATGAAGACTGGGAGCGGGTGATGCGTTTTCTGCACCGCTATGCCGATCAAAATGGGTTTGAATTTCAATAG
- a CDS encoding glycosyltransferase family 4 protein, whose translation MLEHLKIAVIHEWFVDYSGSERVVEQILKIFPHADLFATVDFLPDRLRGFIQHKKVHATFIQNLPFARTKFRSYLPLMPLAIEQLDLSSYDLIISSCHAVAKGVLTGPDQLHIAYVHSPIRYAWDLQHQYLKESDLERGIKSWLARWFLHQIRLWDCRTANGVDHFVANSNFIARRIQKVYRREARVIYPPVDVAAFSLNQDLAKVTDIDRHPEQPAQGAIAAIKKDFYLTASRFVPYKKVDLIVAAFRQMPSKQLLVIGDGPNLPQVQALAQNCPNITLIGYQPPEKLKTYMQQAKAFVFAAEEDFGITPVEALAAGTPVIAYGKGGVLETVIGLDHGHAQNLAQEPLRSNNRDLADGEQIELRSPKSPTGIFFRHQTVNSLVTAVEKFELSYDEISSACCNQSALRYAPARFRQEFADYVNQVCTAHFGDRLGS comes from the coding sequence ATGCTCGAACACCTAAAAATTGCCGTAATCCATGAATGGTTTGTTGATTATTCCGGTTCGGAGCGGGTAGTTGAGCAGATCTTAAAAATTTTTCCCCATGCCGATCTTTTCGCCACGGTGGACTTTCTGCCCGATCGCCTACGCGGATTCATTCAACATAAAAAAGTACATGCCACCTTTATTCAAAACCTGCCCTTTGCCCGCACTAAATTTAGATCCTATTTGCCACTGATGCCCCTGGCGATCGAACAACTCGATCTTTCTAGCTATGATTTAATTATTTCCAGTTGTCATGCGGTGGCCAAGGGGGTACTGACTGGCCCCGATCAGTTGCATATTGCCTATGTGCATTCACCGATTCGTTATGCCTGGGATTTGCAACATCAATATTTAAAAGAATCCGACCTAGAACGTGGGATCAAAAGCTGGCTAGCCCGCTGGTTCTTGCATCAAATCAGGCTTTGGGATTGCCGCACCGCCAATGGGGTCGATCATTTTGTGGCCAATTCTAACTTCATTGCCCGACGAATTCAAAAGGTCTATCGGCGCGAGGCCAGGGTAATTTATCCGCCGGTAGATGTGGCTGCTTTTAGCCTAAATCAAGATCTAGCCAAAGTGACTGATATCGATCGCCACCCTGAACAGCCTGCTCAAGGAGCGATCGCAGCGATTAAGAAAGATTTTTACCTGACTGCATCGCGGTTTGTGCCATACAAGAAAGTTGATTTGATTGTGGCCGCGTTTCGGCAGATGCCCAGCAAACAATTATTAGTGATTGGTGATGGGCCCAACCTACCTCAGGTACAGGCGCTCGCCCAGAACTGCCCAAATATTACGTTGATTGGCTATCAACCGCCCGAAAAATTAAAAACCTATATGCAACAGGCCAAAGCCTTTGTATTTGCAGCCGAAGAAGACTTTGGCATTACGCCAGTGGAAGCCCTAGCAGCAGGCACACCAGTAATCGCCTATGGCAAGGGTGGAGTCTTAGAAACAGTGATCGGGCTGGATCATGGCCATGCTCAGAACTTGGCGCAAGAACCATTACGATCCAACAATCGAGATCTCGCGGATGGTGAGCAAATTGAGCTGCGATCGCCCAAATCACCCACCGGTATATTCTTCCGGCATCAGACTGTTAATAGTTTGGTTACTGCCGTGGAAAAATTTGAATTGAGTTATGATGAAATCTCCTCTGCATGTTGTAATCAGAGTGCATTAAGATATGCGCCAGCACGTTTCCGTCAAGAGTTTGCCGACTATGTTAATCAGGTCTGCACCGCACATTTTGGTGATAGGCTAGGATCTTAA